From Planctomycetota bacterium, a single genomic window includes:
- a CDS encoding S41 family peptidase, which translates to MKRHREHMAFGVSLLAVTVAVLLNPGATTLTSDELEFVAPLVEVKRRLDAGYVERIAAEETDRLQFGAAMGMTATLDQYTQYFPPADAEDFQNSIDGVIVGIGVEIADRDEDGPSPVQVIAPIEGGPAAAAGVLPGDLILAVDGEDVRDDEITDLQRKIMGPEGTEVTITFEHPDGSTVDTTITRARVTSPTVRGYERTNTGAWSDWIDLDAGIGFLRITQFTPDTAKLFEQRLATLIRDDLDALVIDLRGNGGGLVDAAEDVLDVLLPPGAMLYSQGGASSPRRSAFSQREPLLDANIPIAVLIDGGTASASEIMAGALRDHRRAFLVGTRTFGKGSVQVTSELPNGGVLKMTHAYYYLPSGRLVHRKPGEEQWGVDPDVEVIVPQEKIIELRRSFAPGDPQTEAAANALRALLALPKPTPAGLTD; encoded by the coding sequence GTGAAGCGGCATCGCGAGCACATGGCGTTCGGCGTGAGTCTATTGGCGGTCACCGTCGCGGTCCTGCTCAACCCTGGCGCCACAACCCTCACCAGCGACGAACTGGAGTTCGTCGCGCCACTGGTCGAGGTCAAACGTCGGCTCGATGCGGGGTATGTCGAACGGATCGCCGCTGAGGAAACGGACCGTTTGCAGTTCGGCGCCGCGATGGGGATGACCGCGACGCTCGACCAGTACACGCAGTACTTTCCGCCGGCCGATGCGGAAGACTTTCAGAATAGCATCGACGGCGTCATCGTCGGCATCGGCGTTGAGATTGCCGACCGCGATGAGGACGGACCCAGCCCTGTGCAGGTGATTGCTCCGATCGAGGGTGGGCCGGCCGCGGCGGCCGGTGTTTTACCCGGCGACTTGATCCTCGCCGTCGATGGGGAAGACGTTCGCGACGACGAGATCACCGACCTCCAGCGCAAAATCATGGGCCCCGAGGGAACCGAGGTGACCATCACTTTCGAGCACCCCGATGGCTCCACCGTCGACACCACGATCACCCGTGCCCGTGTGACCTCCCCGACCGTTCGCGGCTATGAACGGACCAACACCGGCGCGTGGAGCGACTGGATCGATCTAGACGCGGGCATCGGCTTCCTCCGCATCACCCAGTTCACGCCCGACACGGCCAAGCTCTTCGAGCAACGGCTTGCCACGCTAATCCGAGATGACCTCGACGCGCTGGTCATCGACCTGCGTGGCAACGGTGGCGGGCTCGTCGATGCCGCCGAGGATGTGCTCGATGTGCTGCTGCCGCCCGGCGCGATGCTTTACTCCCAGGGCGGAGCATCCTCCCCGAGGCGCAGCGCCTTCTCGCAGCGGGAGCCGTTGCTGGATGCGAACATTCCGATCGCGGTGCTGATCGACGGCGGCACGGCCAGCGCGAGCGAGATCATGGCCGGGGCGTTGCGGGATCATCGCCGGGCGTTCCTCGTCGGCACGCGCACCTTCGGCAAGGGCAGCGTGCAGGTCACCTCCGAGCTACCCAACGGCGGCGTCCTGAAAATGACTCACGCGTACTATTACCTGCCCAGCGGCCGGCTGGTGCATCGCAAGCCCGGCGAGGAGCAGTGGGGCGTTGATCCCGATGTCGAGGTGATCGTGCCCCAGGAGAAAATCATCGAGTTGCGTCGCTCGTTCGCCCCGGGGGATCCGCAAACCGAGGCGGCGGCGAACGCGCTACGGGCGTTGCTGGCGTTGCCGAAGCCAACGCCGGCCGGGTTGACGGATTGA
- a CDS encoding OmpA family protein has translation MRKTPALIAAVALIATAAGCQNRLHDENLALFEENKALRERLSQQQAGTVDGQTVIDLQDQLALKDAEIGSLRAQLDGAQMASTPMDNIAGLETEMDTVTGEMTVRVPGDVLFASGVAEIKDDAKATLDEVARVLESEYAGMPVRVEGHTDSDPVTKTKAQFTDNFGLSSARALTVMRYLQSQGVDPARLSAVGHGMNVSRGGDKAGDRRVEIIVVTR, from the coding sequence ATGCGAAAGACCCCCGCCCTCATCGCCGCCGTCGCGCTCATCGCCACCGCCGCCGGCTGCCAGAACCGTCTGCACGACGAGAACCTAGCACTGTTCGAAGAGAACAAAGCCCTGCGCGAGCGCCTCTCCCAGCAACAAGCCGGCACCGTGGACGGCCAGACCGTCATCGACCTTCAGGATCAACTTGCCCTGAAGGATGCCGAGATCGGCTCGTTGCGTGCCCAACTCGACGGTGCCCAGATGGCGTCGACGCCGATGGACAACATCGCCGGGCTCGAGACCGAAATGGACACGGTGACTGGCGAGATGACCGTCCGCGTGCCGGGCGACGTGCTCTTCGCCTCGGGCGTCGCCGAGATCAAGGACGACGCAAAGGCGACCCTCGACGAGGTGGCCCGCGTCCTTGAATCCGAGTACGCCGGCATGCCGGTGCGCGTCGAGGGGCACACCGACTCCGACCCGGTGACCAAAACCAAGGCGCAGTTCACCGACAACTTCGGTTTGTCGTCCGCTCGTGCCCTGACGGTGATGCGTTACCTGCAAAGCCAGGGCGTCGATCCGGCACGGCTCAGCGCCGTCGGCCACGGCATGAACGTCTCTCGTGGCGGCGACAAGGCCGGCGATCGGCGCGTTGAAATCATCGTCGTGACGCGATGA
- the hisH gene encoding imidazole glycerol phosphate synthase subunit HisH, which yields MSKTALLDYGMGNLRSVARAVEHASGDVEVVRDASAVSGFDRVILPGVGAFADAAMHLRESGMGAAVAAHVDAGRPMLGICLGLQLLFDIGREDGEHPGMGVVAGEVVAFAVDRTHGLKVPHMGWNALRFDRPDCPLLDGLEPGCHVYFVHGYHAVPADDAVVMASATHGIDFTAALWRDNIVATQFHPEKSQAVGLTMLKNFLRM from the coding sequence ATGAGCAAGACGGCGCTCCTCGACTACGGGATGGGCAACCTGCGCAGCGTCGCGCGTGCCGTGGAGCACGCCAGCGGTGACGTGGAGGTCGTGCGGGATGCGTCGGCGGTTTCGGGTTTCGACCGGGTGATCCTCCCAGGCGTGGGGGCATTCGCCGATGCGGCGATGCATTTGCGTGAGAGCGGCATGGGCGCTGCGGTGGCCGCGCACGTCGACGCGGGTCGGCCCATGCTGGGTATCTGCCTCGGGCTGCAACTGCTGTTCGACATCGGCCGGGAGGACGGAGAACACCCGGGCATGGGTGTTGTCGCGGGTGAGGTCGTTGCTTTCGCGGTCGACCGCACGCACGGGTTGAAGGTGCCGCACATGGGGTGGAACGCCTTGCGTTTCGACCGGCCGGACTGCCCGTTGCTCGACGGGCTCGAGCCGGGCTGTCACGTGTACTTTGTCCACGGCTACCACGCCGTGCCCGCAGACGACGCCGTGGTGATGGCCAGCGCCACCCATGGCATCGACTTCACCGCCGCACTCTGGCGCGACAACATCGTCGCCACCCAGTTCCACCCGGAAAAGAGCCAGGCGGTCGGGCTGACGATGTTGAAGAACTTCCTGCGGATGTGA
- a CDS encoding SCO family protein, with the protein MRKSWKIAAAVMWSLVIVVSAFAFMASRDTPAEPERLFELDDFTLTTHTGETLDTAELEGDPWVAMIFLTECPTGACPMMISRMHALLEAVEDPRVKVVSIAADPVKDTPEQLAEYAELIGADKDRWIFATGSMDEVRDAVGKLYLVLEPSHDERFLLFDEKNRAVGTYHRSDDEEMAQLKADAAALVN; encoded by the coding sequence ATGCGTAAGTCCTGGAAAATCGCGGCGGCGGTTATGTGGTCGCTGGTGATTGTCGTTAGTGCGTTCGCGTTCATGGCGAGCCGAGACACCCCGGCCGAGCCGGAGCGGTTGTTCGAACTCGACGACTTCACCCTCACCACCCACACCGGCGAAACGCTCGACACCGCCGAGCTCGAGGGCGATCCTTGGGTGGCAATGATCTTCCTAACCGAGTGCCCGACCGGGGCGTGCCCGATGATGATCTCGCGGATGCACGCGCTGCTCGAAGCGGTCGAGGATCCGCGCGTGAAGGTGGTCAGCATCGCGGCCGACCCAGTCAAGGACACACCCGAGCAACTGGCCGAGTACGCCGAGCTGATCGGCGCGGACAAGGATCGCTGGATCTTCGCGACCGGCAGCATGGACGAGGTCCGCGATGCCGTGGGGAAGCTCTACCTCGTGCTCGAACCGTCGCACGACGAACGCTTTTTGCTCTTCGACGAGAAGAACCGCGCGGTCGGCACCTACCACCGCAGCGACGACGAGGAGATGGCCCAACTCAAAGCCGACGCGGCGGCGTTGGTAAACTAA